The Vibrio astriarenae genome contains a region encoding:
- a CDS encoding GNAT family N-acetyltransferase — translation MIQLDDYRSEDANDLWSIYFHTIRHINIRDYSLDQVAAWAPDNIDPQRWRNKMESIKPFIAKIDGKPVGYADLQQDGLIYHFFCHHQFQSRGVGRALMTHIEQQAKQRGTSRLYSHVSITARPFYERMGFTVVKEQLIEVRQQHLKNFVMEKPL, via the coding sequence ATGATTCAACTCGATGATTACCGCTCAGAGGATGCGAATGACCTTTGGAGCATTTACTTTCACACCATTCGTCATATCAATATTCGTGACTATTCGCTGGATCAAGTAGCAGCGTGGGCACCGGATAACATCGACCCACAACGATGGCGCAATAAGATGGAGTCGATTAAGCCTTTTATCGCTAAAATCGACGGTAAGCCAGTGGGTTATGCCGATTTGCAGCAAGATGGTTTAATTTACCACTTCTTTTGTCACCATCAATTTCAGTCAAGGGGTGTGGGCAGAGCACTAATGACTCATATTGAACAGCAAGCCAAGCAACGGGGCACTTCACGGCTCTATTCACATGTCAGTATTACTGCTCGTCCTTTTTATGAGCGAATGGGCTTTACTGTTGTGAAGGAGCAACTGATAGAGGTCAGACAGCAACACTTGAAGAATTTTGTGATGGAAAAACCCCTTTAG
- a CDS encoding RelA/SpoT domain-containing protein, which yields MSLFFRAAALTLLMLTRAPAFAALPTTPSNDNSKPSNSQGEVCSKKFKHSLSGLYGIPNHDVTPLQPYSDFDVLYSKAHQAQLELETLCKSTALLTSSEAYFAGVKSQHRAQEKIAHELDGKVERITDLARATIVAHDIESLMDVYEALEREATVVKVKNRFKKPTASGYRDLNVLVQLPKTDIIAEVQLHLSAIADVKNGPEHDIYEQVQKIERLVASENRELTELESRQMKRLRYQSKDLYQAAWQPYVTTHLAAA from the coding sequence ATGAGCTTATTCTTTCGCGCAGCAGCACTAACGCTATTAATGCTGACTCGCGCACCGGCCTTTGCCGCGTTGCCCACTACTCCAAGCAATGACAATTCCAAACCGAGCAACAGCCAAGGCGAAGTGTGCTCTAAAAAGTTTAAACATAGCTTGAGTGGCCTTTATGGCATCCCAAATCATGATGTAACCCCACTACAACCTTACTCCGACTTTGATGTTCTCTATAGCAAGGCTCACCAAGCGCAGCTAGAACTAGAAACGCTTTGTAAAAGTACCGCTCTACTGACTTCATCAGAAGCTTATTTCGCAGGTGTCAAATCTCAACACCGCGCTCAAGAGAAAATTGCTCACGAATTAGACGGTAAAGTAGAACGTATCACGGACCTAGCGCGTGCGACCATCGTCGCTCATGATATCGAGAGCTTGATGGATGTCTATGAAGCCCTAGAACGTGAGGCGACAGTGGTAAAAGTAAAAAATCGCTTTAAGAAACCAACGGCTTCCGGTTACCGCGATTTGAACGTGTTAGTTCAACTACCTAAGACAGATATCATCGCTGAAGTTCAACTGCACCTTAGCGCCATTGCTGATGTTAAAAACGGGCCTGAACATGACATTTATGAACAGGTACAGAAAATTGAACGTTTAGTAGCAAGTGAAAACCGAGAGCTTACTGAGCTTGAGAGCCGTCAAATGAAGCGCCTTAGATACCAGTCTAAGGATCTGTATCAAGCCGCTTGGCAGCCATATGTTACAACGCACCTCGCTGCCGCATGA
- a CDS encoding DUF1415 domain-containing protein gives MTHIEQQVWDWLDKAVIGLNLCPFAAKPRKLDQIKVFVSQADTEEVLLTDIYDQLQELDQTNATELETTLVVVPSMLSDFFDYNFFIEWIENLITQQGWDGVYQVATFHPDYCFAGAHPDDDENLTNRAPLPVFHLIREASMEKVLKHYPAPESIPDNNIARIESLTPEQKAAIFPYLFS, from the coding sequence ATGACTCATATCGAACAGCAAGTCTGGGACTGGTTGGATAAAGCCGTCATCGGTTTAAATCTGTGCCCTTTTGCGGCCAAACCGCGCAAACTTGACCAAATAAAAGTCTTCGTTTCACAAGCAGACACCGAAGAGGTGTTGCTCACTGACATCTATGACCAACTACAAGAACTTGACCAAACCAACGCGACAGAACTTGAAACAACACTGGTCGTCGTACCAAGCATGCTCTCTGACTTCTTCGATTACAACTTCTTCATAGAGTGGATTGAAAACTTGATTACCCAACAAGGTTGGGATGGTGTTTATCAAGTCGCGACTTTTCATCCAGACTACTGCTTTGCTGGAGCGCATCCTGATGATGATGAGAACCTTACAAACCGCGCTCCACTCCCAGTGTTCCATCTCATTAGAGAAGCGAGTATGGAGAAAGTGTTAAAGCACTACCCTGCTCCTGAATCTATTCCCGACAATAATATTGCACGAATAGAGTCACTGACGCCTGAGCAAAAAGCCGCTATCTTCCCATATCTGTTTTCTTAA
- a CDS encoding ATP-binding response regulator encodes MDALRKVYHYAQPNLTLISWLGMAGFPLYYVVWEYLFPQQYENLALRLLCSGLFALVLLREKLPSQLQRYNPVIYQIAITTGLPFFFFYMLLMNDWAYVWVMSYMSATFLHILLVHMTRVVFAQAIVAISCAFFFAWIAKGHPTEILIEWPNVPIFLFVYVFGNFCYSRNQDEHESRASLAKTFGAGIAHEMRNPLSCLCTSIDVIQSTLPQAEKRGQKGYYLSEEDVSMMKEVSAEAMKIIQSGNETIDLLLTSIDESRVSRSTFKRYSAQSVVSDAIESFSYKGEVDKRIISLDVHENFPFIGSDTLLKYVMYNLFKNAFHHRKAEPLKIDVSLFCDEQGHHIEVKDNGNGISRETLKHIYEDFYTTGKKGSYGLGLPFCRRVMRSFGGEIQCHSALGEGTTFTLSFPPRYSEKGRKIVHEITSIKSTLTISDRAKISARTWLHAAKFGFKPQIISIKETVQRQEHEFEYDLIAIDLASKDLTKDKLASLQSRLSFTEARVIYIYDTEANQHLDQLISNRICLSLFESEYNAYDRFEALLLDPDFSTQPPVEVKGQSPEKRKVLLVDDNLSLRKLTKILLEKLGFEVIERDNGQQALEALDKQMIDVVLMDIEMPIMGGIEATQRIRQSNQPYSQVPIIAHTGDSSRGTLEKIELSGMTDYIVKPADVNRLVEKLNVAS; translated from the coding sequence ATGGATGCACTACGCAAGGTATATCACTATGCGCAACCCAACCTGACCTTGATCAGCTGGCTGGGGATGGCCGGCTTCCCACTATATTATGTTGTTTGGGAGTACCTGTTCCCGCAGCAATACGAAAACCTTGCCTTACGTTTATTGTGTTCTGGGCTATTCGCTCTGGTTCTTCTACGTGAAAAACTGCCTTCACAATTACAACGCTATAACCCGGTTATCTATCAAATTGCCATCACCACAGGGCTGCCGTTCTTCTTTTTCTATATGTTGTTGATGAACGATTGGGCCTATGTTTGGGTGATGTCCTATATGTCGGCTACGTTCCTACACATATTATTGGTCCACATGACGCGAGTTGTCTTTGCACAAGCCATCGTAGCGATAAGTTGTGCCTTCTTCTTTGCATGGATAGCCAAGGGCCATCCCACTGAAATTCTCATTGAATGGCCCAATGTACCTATTTTTTTGTTTGTCTATGTTTTTGGTAATTTTTGCTACTCGAGAAACCAAGATGAACATGAGAGTAGAGCGTCGCTTGCTAAGACATTTGGCGCAGGTATTGCCCATGAAATGCGCAACCCTTTGAGCTGCCTCTGCACTTCAATCGATGTTATTCAATCGACGCTTCCGCAGGCTGAGAAGAGAGGGCAAAAAGGCTACTATCTGAGTGAAGAAGATGTCTCGATGATGAAAGAAGTCAGTGCAGAGGCGATGAAAATCATTCAATCGGGAAATGAAACCATTGACCTTCTCCTCACTTCAATCGATGAAAGTCGAGTGTCTCGTTCGACCTTTAAACGGTATTCCGCGCAGTCAGTAGTGAGTGATGCGATTGAGAGTTTTAGTTATAAGGGTGAGGTCGACAAGCGAATCATCTCTTTAGACGTGCATGAAAACTTTCCATTCATTGGCAGTGATACGCTTTTAAAGTATGTGATGTATAACCTGTTTAAAAACGCCTTTCATCATCGAAAAGCAGAGCCATTGAAAATAGATGTATCGCTATTTTGTGATGAGCAAGGGCATCATATCGAAGTGAAAGACAACGGTAATGGTATTTCGCGAGAGACACTTAAGCACATCTATGAAGATTTTTACACGACGGGTAAAAAGGGGAGTTACGGTCTGGGGCTACCTTTCTGTCGTCGGGTAATGCGTTCATTTGGTGGTGAAATACAGTGTCATTCGGCACTAGGGGAGGGGACAACTTTTACCTTAAGCTTCCCGCCGCGTTATTCAGAAAAAGGGCGTAAAATCGTACATGAGATCACTTCAATTAAGTCGACCTTGACGATATCAGATCGCGCTAAAATCTCGGCAAGAACTTGGTTACACGCTGCCAAGTTTGGCTTTAAACCACAAATCATATCGATTAAAGAGACAGTACAACGACAAGAGCATGAGTTTGAGTATGATTTAATCGCTATCGATCTGGCTAGTAAAGACCTAACAAAAGACAAGCTAGCAAGTCTTCAAAGCCGGCTCAGTTTCACTGAGGCTAGGGTTATTTACATATATGACACAGAGGCAAATCAGCATCTTGATCAGCTGATTTCAAACCGTATATGCTTAAGCCTATTCGAGTCGGAATATAATGCATATGACCGATTCGAGGCGTTATTGCTAGATCCTGATTTCTCAACTCAGCCTCCGGTGGAAGTAAAAGGTCAGTCTCCAGAGAAGCGCAAGGTATTGCTTGTGGATGACAATCTCTCTTTGAGAAAACTGACTAAGATTTTGCTGGAAAAGTTGGGCTTTGAAGTGATTGAAAGGGATAATGGGCAACAAGCTTTGGAAGCTCTTGACAAACAGATGATTGATGTCGTTTTGATGGATATTGAAATGCCGATAATGGGTGGTATTGAGGCAACACAGAGGATCCGTCAATCGAATCAACCCTATTCGCAGGTTCCTATCATCGCCCATACAGGCGATAGCTCACGAGGTACATTAGAGAAAATAGAGCTATCAGGCATGACTGACTATATAGTGAAACCAGCAGATGTGAACCGGCTGGTTGAAAAGCTAAATGTCGCGAGTTAG
- a CDS encoding glutaredoxin family protein gives MKRVVLYVKDKCPHCKDAQRYLDSQGIKYRLTNAKMQRGRKELDAIGARSVPVLKIGDRIMIGWNVGNFNKIYNGK, from the coding sequence ATGAAAAGAGTCGTTTTATACGTAAAAGACAAATGTCCGCACTGCAAAGATGCTCAGCGCTATCTTGATTCTCAAGGAATCAAGTATCGTTTGACCAACGCAAAAATGCAGCGAGGGCGAAAAGAGCTTGATGCGATTGGCGCACGGTCAGTGCCTGTGCTTAAAATTGGCGACCGTATAATGATTGGTTGGAATGTGGGCAACTTCAATAAAATTTACAACGGTAAATAG
- a CDS encoding M48 metallopeptidase family protein, whose product MSKLIRYIQGYPEHLVSQVQTLIDGGKFVSSFERRYPKSHNIQSEKALFQYVNEIKQRYMKKSAPLSKAVYDPKIHLVNNALGLHTYVAKVHGNRVVSKNEIRIASIFKHAPEPLLRMLVVHELAHFKEKEHNKAFYQLCCHMEPDYHQLEFDARLFLICEELKRTQ is encoded by the coding sequence ATGAGCAAACTCATTCGCTATATTCAGGGCTATCCTGAGCATCTAGTTTCCCAAGTCCAAACACTCATTGATGGCGGAAAGTTCGTGTCGAGCTTTGAAAGACGCTACCCTAAATCACATAACATTCAGAGTGAGAAGGCGCTATTTCAGTATGTTAATGAGATTAAACAGCGCTACATGAAAAAGTCAGCGCCATTGAGTAAAGCGGTGTATGACCCGAAAATTCATTTGGTCAATAATGCACTGGGGCTTCACACTTATGTGGCAAAAGTGCATGGTAATCGAGTGGTATCAAAGAATGAGATTCGTATCGCCAGCATATTCAAACATGCGCCGGAGCCGTTATTGAGAATGTTGGTGGTTCATGAGCTTGCACATTTTAAAGAGAAAGAGCACAACAAAGCCTTCTATCAACTGTGTTGCCATATGGAACCGGATTATCATCAACTGGAATTTGATGCGCGCCTATTTCTAATCTGTGAAGAGTTAAAGAGAACCCAATGA
- the rlmF gene encoding 23S rRNA (adenine(1618)-N(6))-methyltransferase RlmF has protein sequence MSQPMKFTKIATKSGLHPRNQHKGNYDLQALTAVVPELKQWLVKTPKGTDSIDFSSPQAVKLLNKALLAHHYGVLQWDIPEGYLCPPIPGRADYIHRVAELLQLENIGSDSTVKVLDIGTGANIVYPMIGVTEYQWQFTASDIDPVSIECASTIANSNSVLSGNIEPRLQANPKFMFKNIIRENEYYHVTVCNPPFHKSLEEASKGTQRKLDNLSANQQKRGAKTHANKQTSKSSPALNFGGQKAELWCPGGEAAFLKNMAHESQFYAEQVAWFTSLVSKKENVRWMRKCLEKAGAKEARVIEMSQGQKKSRFVAWTFN, from the coding sequence ATGAGTCAACCGATGAAATTTACGAAAATAGCGACGAAATCGGGTTTGCATCCTCGTAATCAGCACAAGGGTAACTACGATCTCCAAGCATTGACGGCAGTGGTGCCTGAATTGAAACAGTGGTTAGTCAAAACGCCGAAAGGCACTGACTCAATAGATTTTTCATCTCCTCAGGCGGTGAAGCTTCTTAACAAGGCTTTGCTGGCACATCACTATGGTGTATTGCAGTGGGATATTCCCGAAGGGTATCTATGTCCGCCAATTCCAGGACGTGCCGATTATATCCATAGGGTTGCTGAGTTGCTGCAGCTGGAAAATATAGGTAGTGACTCAACAGTGAAAGTACTGGATATCGGTACTGGCGCAAATATTGTTTACCCAATGATAGGTGTAACCGAATATCAATGGCAGTTTACGGCTTCTGATATCGACCCGGTCTCGATTGAATGTGCGTCGACTATTGCGAATAGTAACTCTGTTTTGAGCGGTAACATCGAACCACGTTTGCAAGCAAACCCTAAGTTCATGTTCAAAAACATCATCAGAGAAAATGAATATTACCATGTCACAGTCTGTAATCCTCCTTTTCATAAGTCTCTAGAAGAGGCGAGTAAAGGCACGCAGCGCAAGCTAGATAACTTGTCTGCGAACCAGCAAAAACGTGGGGCGAAGACACACGCAAATAAGCAAACATCGAAATCATCACCTGCGCTGAATTTTGGTGGCCAGAAAGCGGAGCTGTGGTGTCCCGGTGGCGAAGCTGCATTCTTAAAGAACATGGCCCATGAAAGCCAGTTTTATGCAGAGCAGGTGGCTTGGTTTACCAGTCTTGTCTCAAAGAAAGAGAATGTACGTTGGATGCGCAAGTGCTTGGAAAAAGCGGGGGCGAAGGAGGCACGAGTGATTGAGATGTCACAAGGGCAGAAAAAGAGCCGCTTTGTGGCTTGGACGTTTAACTAG
- a CDS encoding ammonium transporter encodes MSSSVEQVHGAVQVLTQSSDTLFLLLGAIMVFLMHAGFAFLEVGTVRHKNQVNALVKILADFGVSAIAYFFIGYWVAYGGTFFADAETLSQGNGYELVKFFFLLTFAAAIPAIVSGGIAERARFYPILLATFFTVGLVYPFFEGLIWNGNFGFQSWLENTFDAGFHDFAGSVVVHGVGGWIALVAVIFLGMRKGRVRAGKHTNFAPSNIPFLALGAWILSVGWFGFNVMSAQSLDGISGLVAMNSLMAMVGGILASLIVGKNDPGFIHNGPLAGLVAVCAGSDLMHPIGALITGSIAGALFVWVFTYLQNKTKIDDVLGVWPLHGLCGAWGGLAAGIFGQQALGGLGGVSFASQAIGTIAGILVALVGAGIVYGVLNRLTGLRLSEEDEFKGADLAIHRISSVNED; translated from the coding sequence ATGTCCTCGTCTGTAGAACAGGTACACGGAGCCGTGCAGGTCCTCACTCAAAGTTCAGATACGCTTTTCTTACTATTGGGTGCCATAATGGTATTTCTCATGCACGCAGGGTTTGCTTTTCTTGAGGTCGGAACCGTCCGTCACAAAAACCAAGTCAATGCACTGGTAAAAATTCTTGCTGATTTTGGCGTTTCCGCCATCGCATATTTCTTTATCGGCTATTGGGTTGCCTATGGCGGAACATTCTTTGCTGATGCCGAAACCCTATCGCAAGGTAATGGCTATGAGCTGGTAAAATTCTTTTTCCTTCTTACATTTGCGGCCGCAATTCCTGCAATCGTCTCTGGTGGTATCGCTGAGCGTGCACGTTTTTATCCCATTCTACTCGCAACGTTTTTCACCGTTGGCTTAGTATATCCATTCTTTGAAGGGCTTATTTGGAACGGTAACTTTGGTTTCCAAAGCTGGCTAGAAAATACATTTGATGCAGGGTTCCATGATTTTGCAGGATCGGTGGTAGTTCATGGTGTAGGAGGCTGGATTGCACTGGTTGCGGTCATCTTCCTAGGCATGCGTAAAGGTCGCGTTCGTGCAGGTAAACACACTAACTTTGCGCCATCAAATATTCCTTTTCTAGCACTTGGTGCTTGGATTCTAAGTGTCGGCTGGTTTGGTTTTAACGTCATGTCAGCCCAATCACTCGATGGTATTAGCGGCTTGGTAGCTATGAACTCGTTGATGGCAATGGTTGGCGGAATTTTGGCTTCTTTGATCGTTGGGAAAAACGACCCCGGTTTCATTCACAACGGACCGCTAGCAGGACTTGTCGCTGTGTGTGCTGGCTCCGATTTGATGCACCCCATCGGTGCACTTATCACCGGTAGTATCGCCGGCGCATTATTTGTTTGGGTATTTACTTATTTGCAGAACAAAACCAAGATTGATGACGTTTTAGGGGTATGGCCACTACACGGTTTGTGCGGTGCTTGGGGTGGGCTCGCTGCCGGCATCTTTGGCCAACAAGCGCTAGGCGGGCTTGGCGGTGTTAGCTTCGCATCACAAGCGATCGGTACAATTGCAGGTATCCTCGTCGCTTTAGTGGGTGCAGGTATCGTCTACGGAGTATTGAATAGACTCACAGGGTTACGTTTATCTGAAGAGGATGAGTTCAAAGGCGCTGACCTGGCTATTCACCGAATCTCTTCCGTCAATGAAGACTAA
- a CDS encoding bifunctional 2',3'-cyclic-nucleotide 2'-phosphodiesterase/3'-nucleotidase: protein MKISSKKALLASSVVLAIAGCNSSSENNTDTAVNATIDLRLMETTDLHGVMMPYNYFDNKFDEGISLARAAVVIRQAREEVKNSMLFDNGDLIQGSPMADYVASFGVEYFPQKGLHPVYKAMNLLDYDAANVGNHEFNYGIQFMEKSLEGADFPYVVANVWDYDPQIAGLDGFDTYEDSCSPRLEHKVFFDFATPAFDNVEPYIILERDFVSRDGDTYTINVGVIGFTPPNIMSWDKSYLECEVLVSDIKTTAEYYVPKMKEDGADIIIAVPHSGLELSDLERPFQDNATWELAQIDGIDAIMFGHDHNDFPSDAPTYANMEGVNAPKGTIFGKPAVMPGSMGNKIGVIDLVVQTNDSGESWVVNYPQSTASLRELTDNPQEVAQDVVDAVAQDHEGTVEFMGEPIVAINQEINSFFSPIAPDLSIQIVNEAQYNWGLKQVESGAISLEDGELLVSVSAPFKGGRNFATDYTNITGEYLTNASVADLYVFDNNTPAILKLTVADIKEWLETIASQQYRTVAEPGDELLTLFDSYNFDVFYGGWDADGEQIEMSYTIDVSELPRYQVDSDGVLERDESGDLIQRDYRRISNLTHGGELMDDEQVVYVVTNNYRASNNWIPGVDNAELVLEDAAFSNRELVDQYLKELAEQHEDDIPLVEFDNANNFDLKGPQGLMVKFVSSPDGKSFADTIDNLEWTSETANRGDKEGYSVYHYTFTD from the coding sequence ATGAAAATTAGCTCAAAGAAGGCATTGCTAGCGTCAAGTGTTGTGCTAGCTATAGCTGGATGTAATAGCAGTAGTGAGAATAATACCGATACTGCAGTTAACGCTACCATTGACCTACGACTCATGGAGACGACAGATCTTCATGGTGTAATGATGCCGTACAATTATTTTGATAATAAGTTTGATGAAGGAATCAGTCTGGCTCGCGCAGCCGTTGTTATTCGACAGGCACGTGAAGAAGTAAAAAATAGTATGTTGTTTGATAACGGTGACCTGATTCAAGGTAGCCCGATGGCAGACTATGTAGCGAGCTTTGGTGTTGAATATTTCCCGCAAAAAGGTCTCCATCCAGTTTACAAAGCAATGAACCTTCTTGACTACGATGCGGCGAATGTGGGTAATCATGAGTTTAACTATGGTATCCAGTTTATGGAGAAGTCACTAGAAGGTGCTGATTTCCCATATGTTGTTGCAAACGTTTGGGATTACGATCCACAAATCGCTGGCTTAGATGGTTTTGATACATACGAAGACAGCTGTTCACCACGCTTGGAGCATAAAGTATTTTTCGACTTTGCCACGCCTGCTTTCGATAATGTGGAGCCCTACATTATTCTAGAGCGCGATTTTGTTTCTCGAGATGGAGACACTTATACAATTAATGTCGGTGTGATTGGCTTCACTCCACCAAATATTATGAGCTGGGATAAGTCATACTTGGAGTGTGAAGTGCTTGTCTCTGACATTAAGACAACCGCTGAATACTATGTGCCGAAAATGAAGGAAGATGGTGCAGACATCATTATTGCGGTACCGCACAGTGGACTAGAGCTTAGTGACTTAGAGCGACCATTCCAAGACAATGCAACGTGGGAGTTGGCTCAAATTGATGGTATTGACGCTATCATGTTTGGTCACGATCATAATGATTTCCCATCGGACGCTCCAACCTACGCGAATATGGAAGGCGTTAATGCTCCGAAAGGAACCATTTTTGGTAAGCCTGCGGTAATGCCAGGTTCTATGGGTAACAAGATTGGTGTTATCGATTTAGTCGTTCAAACTAATGATAGTGGTGAAAGTTGGGTGGTTAACTACCCGCAAAGTACTGCTTCATTGCGCGAGTTAACGGATAACCCTCAAGAAGTTGCACAAGATGTTGTCGATGCTGTTGCACAGGATCATGAAGGTACTGTGGAGTTTATGGGTGAGCCAATTGTTGCGATTAACCAGGAAATTAATAGCTTCTTCTCTCCAATTGCACCCGACCTATCCATTCAGATTGTAAACGAAGCTCAGTACAACTGGGGCTTAAAGCAGGTTGAAAGTGGTGCTATTTCTTTAGAAGATGGTGAGTTACTTGTCTCGGTATCAGCCCCTTTCAAAGGCGGTCGTAACTTCGCGACAGATTACACTAATATCACAGGCGAGTATTTGACCAACGCGAGTGTGGCGGACTTGTACGTATTTGACAACAATACGCCTGCAATTCTTAAACTGACTGTCGCTGATATCAAAGAGTGGCTTGAGACGATTGCTTCACAGCAATACAGAACAGTAGCAGAACCAGGTGATGAACTGCTTACCCTTTTTGATAGCTACAACTTCGATGTATTCTACGGTGGTTGGGATGCTGATGGTGAGCAAATTGAAATGAGCTACACTATTGATGTTTCAGAGTTGCCACGTTATCAAGTCGATTCTGATGGTGTATTAGAAAGAGATGAAAGTGGTGACCTGATCCAACGCGATTACCGCCGCATTTCAAATCTAACACATGGCGGAGAGTTAATGGATGATGAGCAAGTTGTTTATGTCGTAACGAACAACTATCGCGCATCAAACAACTGGATACCAGGTGTTGATAATGCTGAGTTGGTACTGGAAGACGCTGCATTTTCCAACCGTGAACTTGTTGATCAGTATCTTAAAGAGCTTGCTGAGCAGCATGAAGATGACATCCCATTAGTAGAGTTTGATAACGCGAATAACTTTGACCTTAAGGGCCCACAGGGCTTGATGGTTAAGTTTGTATCAAGCCCTGATGGAAAGAGCTTCGCTGACACTATTGATAATTTAGAATGGACTTCAGAAACCGCTAACCGCGGTGACAAAGAAGGTTACTCAGTATATCACTATACTTTCACCGACTAA
- the pilW gene encoding type IV pilus biogenesis/stability protein PilW produces the protein MVSIKKVIAIMTGLLPLLGCITVSDNPKAEVKSDPIEMSESRIELGLGYLQQGNMPKARENLEKALKHSPDYYRAQISMAHYFDTVGETDRADKLYRTSLRHHPKNGNVLNNYGTFLCKQGEFDQANDYFNRAIKQPYYYLVSASYENAALCALKAGKKNKASYYFQRTLDHDPYRARSILQLSKLEIQNDDLSKARLRLIGFHQHFGVQIASLKLLIELEEKAGNTSLKNKYENLLNQLIVNS, from the coding sequence ATGGTTAGTATCAAAAAAGTAATCGCGATCATGACGGGTCTTTTGCCACTTTTGGGGTGTATTACCGTCAGTGATAACCCAAAAGCCGAAGTAAAATCTGATCCTATTGAAATGTCTGAATCTCGCATCGAGCTCGGGTTAGGCTATCTACAGCAAGGTAATATGCCTAAAGCCAGAGAAAACCTCGAAAAGGCCCTGAAACACTCCCCCGACTACTATCGAGCTCAAATCTCTATGGCTCACTATTTTGATACCGTTGGGGAGACCGATAGAGCCGATAAGCTCTATCGCACATCTTTACGCCACCATCCTAAAAACGGCAACGTACTGAACAACTATGGTACGTTTTTATGTAAACAAGGAGAGTTTGACCAGGCTAATGACTACTTCAATCGCGCTATCAAACAACCCTACTATTATTTAGTTTCCGCAAGTTATGAAAATGCGGCGTTGTGCGCTCTAAAAGCTGGCAAGAAGAACAAGGCCTCGTACTATTTTCAACGAACATTAGATCATGATCCATATCGCGCCCGCTCTATTCTGCAGCTCAGTAAACTGGAGATTCAAAATGATGATCTTAGCAAAGCAAGACTGAGGCTGATTGGCTTTCATCAACACTTTGGTGTTCAGATTGCTTCTCTAAAATTGCTCATTGAACTAGAGGAAAAAGCAGGAAACACATCATTAAAAAACAAGTATGAGAATTTGCTCAATCAACTGATTGTTAATTCATAG